A region of the Paracoccus pantotrophus genome:
CGCGCAACTTTGAAGTCGTCCTCCAGAATCAATCGCGCGGGCTCCTTCCCTGCCGCAACAACCTGCCACGCTTGCCGGTGGCCATAGTAGCAGGCGATTTCTCCGGCAGTCATTGGGCGCTTACGCTTGCGCCGGTTCCACTTCGAATCATATAGTCGCGAGATTTCTGGGCTGGTCGTGTCGATGCTGCGTAGGAACAGAGGTGTCCAACCTTGTCGCTCTGCCTCTTGTCGGGCATGGTGCCGCCGCGGTCCGTTCTCATCCTCGATCGTGATGATCAGCGGTACTGAAATCATGGCCATGATGCCGAACCTTCTTCCTTCACTCTTGCATCGGATAACGGACTGTAGCGTATAAGCAAAACAATGTGCAGATACGGAGCCCCCTCTTGTCCCTACCCGTTTCCGCTTTCATCATCTGCCAAGACGAGGCACATGTGATAGAGAACTGCGTGCGCAGCGTCTCGTTCTGCACCGAAATTGTGGTCGTCGATTCTGGCTCTACTGATGGCACCTTGGAAATCCTGGAGCGATTGCAGGCCGAAGGCCTACCTTTGCGCGTCTTACGCGAACCTTGGCGCGGCTTCGGCGCGCAGAAGCAATTCGCGCTGGAGCAATGCACCCAACCCTGGTGCTTCAGCATCGACAGTGATGAAAGGGTCAGCCCAGCGCTCGGAGAGCGATTCCCCCAGCTTCTGGTTGATGAAGGCGTGAACGGTTGGAAAATCACGCGCTACGATTACCTGAATGGCTATGGCTATGTGCCGCCGTCGGCGCATGAACGCTACCACAACCGGCTGTTCCGCCGTGGCAAGGGCAGATTCAACACAACAGACCTGGTGCATGAAGGAATCGAAATCGACGGTGCTGTGAAAAAGGTGGCACCGGGCGGGCTTTTGCATTTCAGCCCCATCGTCCTGCATGACCAAATGCTGAAAGAAAACAAGTACTCCACCCTAAAAGCGAAGATGAAGACCGGACGTGGCAAGCCGCCTAGGCCTTGGAAGATGCTGGTCAGCCCTCCCGTGTTTTTCCTACGCTGGTATCTGGCACATGGTTTGTGGCGCTGCGGTTGGCCGGGTTTTATTCACTGTGCCAAAGGCGCGATCTATTCATTCCTCACCGAGGCGAAGCGTTACGAAAACGTGGCGATGGAGCGTATCCCGCCGGTTGAGCCTACTGATGTCCGTGGTTATTAGGCGGGGCAGAGCGCCCCGCCCGTGCTTGGTGATTTACGCCGGATCCTTGGCAAAGCGCAGATAGGGCAGGGCCTTGTTCAGTTGGCCGTATTCCGCCTCGGCCGCCGCGTCGTCCAGCGCCAGCGCCACGATCACGTCCTGGCCCGGCTCCCAGTTCGCCGGGGTGGCCAGCGGCACGCCGTCGGTCTTTTGCACCGCGTCCAGCGCGCGGATGATCTCGGCGAAGTTGCGGCCGACCGACATCGGATAGGTCATCGTCAGCCGCACCTTCTTGTCCGGCCCGATGATGAAGACGGTGCGCACCGTGGCCGAATGCTGCGGCGTGCGACCCTCGGTCGGCAGGTAGTAATCGGCCGGCAGCATGTCATAGGCCTTGGCGACCTTGAGGTCGGTGTCGTCGATGATGGCGAAATTCGCCGGGACGCCGGCCACCTTTTCGATGTCGGCCTTCCATTTGCCATGGTCTTCGGCCGAATCGACCGAGACGCCCAGAACCTTGGTGCCGCGCCTCTCGAATTCGGGAATCAGCTGCGCCACCACGCCGAACTCCGTGGTGCAGACGGGGGTGAAATCGCGCGGATGCGAGAAC
Encoded here:
- a CDS encoding peroxiredoxin, which gives rise to MSLRINDTAPDFTANSTEGQISFHDWIGDSYAILFSHPRDFTPVCTTEFGVVAQLIPEFERRGTKVLGVSVDSAEDHGKWKADIEKVAGVPANFAIIDDTDLKVAKAYDMLPADYYLPTEGRTPQHSATVRTVFIIGPDKKVRLTMTYPMSVGRNFAEIIRALDAVQKTDGVPLATPANWEPGQDVIVALALDDAAAEAEYGQLNKALPYLRFAKDPA
- a CDS encoding glycosyltransferase family 2 protein, translated to MSLPVSAFIICQDEAHVIENCVRSVSFCTEIVVVDSGSTDGTLEILERLQAEGLPLRVLREPWRGFGAQKQFALEQCTQPWCFSIDSDERVSPALGERFPQLLVDEGVNGWKITRYDYLNGYGYVPPSAHERYHNRLFRRGKGRFNTTDLVHEGIEIDGAVKKVAPGGLLHFSPIVLHDQMLKENKYSTLKAKMKTGRGKPPRPWKMLVSPPVFFLRWYLAHGLWRCGWPGFIHCAKGAIYSFLTEAKRYENVAMERIPPVEPTDVRGY